The following is a genomic window from Tetrapisispora phaffii CBS 4417 chromosome 12, complete genome.
TAGTTACAGTACGGTATAGGTCTAGATTATCAACTGTACTGTATTCTTCTACTGGAGTAGACATCACATTCCTACtgtcaatattatttgcaCTGTAACTTGGAACTCTATCATGCATCCTGCGTATTAAattgttttcaattgcTATCAAAAATTCAACTTCATCAATTGTTCTGGCACTTAATATATCAAAGCTAGTTGCTATCGTATTTAAAATTGCCTCCGAGTCACTTTGAGTAGGTccaattgatgaaataGAAATGACATATTTTACAAACTTATCTAATTCTAATCTTGAGTTTGATGTCGAATTCACAGCTTGATTGTCGGTAACAGTATCTTGACTATATGCCCGATTAGCATGATTATTTTTCCATTTTGACAACAATCCAATAGGACCATTTATATCTGATGCATTTTCTccaatatttaaatcttctATCGATTTcgattttttatttttgaagacAGTATCTGCAATTTCATCGATatctattttttctttactGTCCCTCTCAACACTTAGagtaattgaaaaatgttcTGAAGTATTATCAGCAATGATATCTGTAACATTGCTACTACCTGTTTGAATATCTTCTGGATTATCTTCTAATGCATCAACAAAGTGATCTTCcaattcatcatcatttttctCAAGAAGTTCATCAGATACAATATTAGTCTTCAATATAAATTCAACCTTCTTCGATGGGGTCGGAGGTATAATTACATCTAGAGAAGAAGATTTGGGGTATTCAAGTTCTTTTATAATAGAAGATATATTCGTTATCCTTGATAAGACACTAACTTTTCGTTGAGGCATGTTATCATTCGAGCTTGAGAGGGTCTGGAATCGATCATGACTTGCCAAACTAtataattcatcatttgtTGTATTAGTCGTATCTGCTTGAAATcgatttgataaattatcttGCGGAAATAGAACCATCGATCCAGTTCTAGGATTCTTGCTTTGTTTAATCGTTCGTTTCTGAAACTTGGAATTAACATCAATGTTATCATTTAACGGGAGTCTAAAAACATCAGAAGTTCTATAAGTCGACAACACATTTTTATTACGGGCATCTGGATCTGACATTTCTTGTAGTGCATAATTACTTAATCTGCTGAATCTTTTTTCCTCCTCTTCGAGTTGTGTGATGTCCTTTACTATATAAATTAACCATTCATCATCTTGCCCAATATTACCAGGCTCATTGAACTGCAATTTATCCCATGTCTTCTTACAGTTCATAATCCAACTTTTCTTCAAACTGATCACTGAGGAATTAATAATCTTTGGGTATGTTTCATTTATGCTtagattcaaaaatttaatgaatcttCTTCTTAAGTCAGAGTTTGGTAAGAAATCATTTATGAAGTAGTTTAGAATCCAATGTCTTAACAAAACGAAAGTTCTAATTAGAGCAACTTCACCAATCTTCCTTGGATGATACCTTTCATCAATACCTTCAAAATCTTTCTGGAAATTGACAACGATCTCATTGATGCACCATTTGAACCTGGATATCAATAAATCGTATAGCTCCATGGATGATAAGAAGTTTCGATATATCAGGAAAAAAtcagaaaatatattatagtCAACACTATCCATAGGAGACGTCAGATAAACAATCAAAGCATAAACATCTGCCTTTATAACAGCTCTTCTAGTCTGAGTCAATGAAGGCATCTTGTATGAAATAACATTCTGCGAAGGTGTTGGATAGTAGTCCTCATTGCTGTAGATGGAAATTTTGCTATTGTATTGCATTGCTTGAGGAGTCCACCAGTTATCTAATAATACCTATCAATACTGTTTTTTTACTAAATATAGATCCTCTTCTGCAATGTATCAATCCCTAAAGCAACGAATAACTGTCGCAAACACACCGAGCTAGCATACAAAGCAAGcaaaattacaaattgaCAAtccaataataataatatatttataatataattaaagaCACTAGATCGCCCTTTATGGTTTAATGCTTGTTATGAAAGAAACGATGAAATGAGTTATCATCGAGAGGTTCTTGCGATGGGAAACAcgaaatattgaaaaacttCAAAGTCGATCCACTAATctcaaaaagaaaatacagTTGGAAGTAAAAAAAGTCTGAATTGAAAGGTTAAGTTAACTAATATTTATCTAATAAGTGTGCTGCTCTAAGAAATATCAACATTGTGTTTATAATTGTTCCTTTttgcaaataaaaaaggAGTACCAGAAGGTTATTATTAGTTATATTGGTGGTTCTTTTTTTacattgattttttatGGTGTTTCGAAGTTTTTTGCCATTAAGTAGTAGTTCTAAGACTTCATCTGGTCGTAACCAAGCATCTGTAGAAGACACTTCAAGTCCTGAGTTTTCTCCAGTAAAAGTTGCTATTGAAGTAGAGTCTCCACCATGTGTGCTCTACGGGAATGCGTTAGATTCAAGAGGAGCTGTCCTAAATGGGTTGTTGAGGTTGAAGATAAAAGATCCATATTCAAATGTTCCTTTTGCTGATGCCTCGCTACAACTATCTAACTTAAATGGACTAACTCTGTCTGATCCTGACTCTGATATAGCTGAGTTAACAAAGAGaaaaatagatatattCGCCGGGTATACAAAGGTAACTATCACTTCTGTTCACttaaaaatgattcaaattGTGAAATATAGCAAACCATTTCTTCCAGGCAGTACTGCATTAGAAAACTGTGATAACTGTAATGTGAAAGTGAACACAATGAAAAGATGGCCAAtacaagaaaaagatgCCGACTTTACAGTCGGTACTTATGAATTTCCATTCTCATATTTAATTCCAGGTTCTGTTCCTGCTACTTGTGCATTGGGCGCAAACTCTGAGactcaaataaaatataagttGGTTGCTGAGGTATTTTATAACATCCCATTTAAAAACTCACCAAAATATGGTGATGTCGATAAATTAGAGTTGGAGATGCCAATAGCAATCACAAGAAGCATCACAAGAGGTCCAGATAAAAATTCTTTGAGGGTTTTCCCACCGACAGAGTTGACTGCAGCTGCTGTTATTCCTAATGTTATTCATCCTAAATCGACATTTCCTTTAGAACTTAAGATAGACGGTATATCATCAACTGATAGGAGATGGCGTATGCGTAAGTTGAATTGGAAAATAGAGGAGACTACCAGAGTGAGAGGTTATTCTTGCAGAGCACacaaaaatgatttaaatacaTTTGAGAAAGCAATACAGttgaaagaagaagaaaagaagaagaaaaagcaTGTACCGATTAAAAGGTATGGTGATATAGGCCCTCGGATTACCGTCTCGCTAGGAAATCCAAATAATATgccatttaaaaataacaataagAACAATACCAACAGAGGTGGAGATGCAACTCCAGATAGAAATGAAAATCCTACTACTGTACAGAATCCCAGAGATAGACAAACAAATTCTTCTCTCAGTTCTAACACTATCAATCCTCAAGGAGATCATGACGACGATGACTATGATGAACCTAATGAATTTATCCATCCTAGCGATGATGCTATGCGTCAAGAAGTTGAACAACAACAGGAAATACAGAGGCAAAAGCAAATCCAACATGAATTAGAAAGTGAAATAAGTTTATTCACTGAAGAAGTACGGGTCCTTTCAAGTGGTGAAATGAAAAAAGGCTGGAAAACAGATTTCAACAACAACGGTCATATAGACATTGTGACTGAAATAAATTGCATGTCGTTGAACTCAGGATTATCAAATCACCTTAGATATGTTTCTACTGCTAGAAGTAATGAATCAATATCTACATCAAATCCCGTGACAATTTCTTGTGATATACAAGATCCTATCCTTGGTATCTATGTTAGCCATTTATTATCTGTCGAATTAGTAGTCGCAGAAGAGGCTTTGCAATATGCCAATGGTCAGCCTCTggaaaatgttaaaaaatcaGATAAGCCGAGGAATAGTAGctcatcatcatcaaaaaGTGAAGACCAACGCCTGGCAGAATTATCTCCAATGTTTGCTAACAGGAGCGTAAGAAGCAGACCCATAGAATCAGATGAGGATATACCATCTATATCTGACAACAGCACGAATTCAACAGCCGGTAGTAAAGGAACGtcaaataatatgaaaatTGTAAGTGTTCCAACAGGTGCAGCTCGTGTATTAAGAATGCAATTCAGGTTAGTTGTTACAGAGCGATCTGGCTTAGGGATATCTTGGGAAGATGAAGTTCCACCATTATATCAAGATGTCAAATCATTTTGTCCTCCGGACTATGCTAAATTGATACAAAATCACGTTGTTGAGAATGTCAAAACATCCGTATTAGAGACTGAATATATAGATTCAGCACCTGAGTATGGACTTCAAATCAATCCTCAACTTCCTCAAACACTTCTTCCGCCCCCTCAAGCAAGACATCATAAATCGATTCACAGATCGCAACTCAGTCCTTTGGattcattttattaatatcgaACAAagtattaatttaaatttgcattattttatatagtattatttttttaaaaaaatatatgattattgtaattaaaAGTCATATTATTCTATTTGTACAGTAATATCAACAGTTTAGAAATCTTCATGAATGTTCCAAGTTGGtaattgattcaaatattgGTAGTCTGTAGATGGACCTTCCATACCAAAGGAAACTGGAGAGAAGTAAGCGAAACAGGCGATAGTGGCAATGGATAAACCATATGAAATGGAATATCTTAACAAGCTATTCTTGCACTTAGAAGTAATAGTTTCAACGAAGTAAGTTAAAACTATTAAAGCAAAGTAAAGAGCTGGTAAATAATGATGTAAGTATGTGACTCTACCCATGATAATGAATGGAGTATAATGTAGACCCCAACCCAACATTGGATATATACCAGCAATTGTGAATAAGCTGACAGATGCGTTGTCTTGGAAGTTGTCCAATTGTCTTTGCCATTTAATGGCCAAAACAATAACTAAAGCCATAAAGATTAGAACAGCAGCAGTTGATAACCAAGTGGTTAGTGGAGTTGCCAATAGGTAGTATTTAACATTATCATCGGCCCAACCACCTAATCTTAAACCTCTGTATAAAATTGGCCATTCCCACcatgaagaagaaatacGATCTAGTTTTTCTGAATCTGGGACTAAAGCATTATTTGTTGACATCATAGCTAAGTTTAGGTAAATGAAGTTCCTTAAGAAACTATCTTGTGGATATTTAAAGTCTTCTGAAACTGGAGGTAATCCTTCGTTGATATGCGATTCAATGTTCCAAATGATTCTCTTATCCGATAGTTTAACATTTGACATACATGCGATTTCAATTTGTTTAAAGCCCCATTCTGGTAAGAATTGACCAGTTTGACCTAAGTAACAACCTAGTTGAGCGTGTTTTAGACGGAAGGTACTTGTTAATGGATGTAATAAAGTTTTGTCTTCGCTACCCATTTGGGAAACAATTTCAACAATCCAATCGTCAAAGACGTCACCTTGTTCCAAAGTACCATAACATGCGacttctttatatatatttgtaacAGGAGCTGGAATAGCGTGAGAGTGTAAGTTTCTTCCAGTTAATTTATGTACCAATCTAACAGTTTGACCATCCTTGACAAATTCGGTGTCTTGACCATCTAGCCATGGTTGCTCTTCTCTTGCCTTTTGGAAGATCCagtcattattttcatcacCATAACCATAGCCAGTAACTTGTTGTTGACCGGAACCAGATGGGTAAAGATTTTGATGAGAATGTAAAATGGCACCACCTAAAGTTTGAGCTTTTAAAGTGACAATTGAGCTGCCAATTGCGACATCACGTGGACCGACGGAGATTTTTGAACCATTTAGACCAGCTTGGAATAGAGAAGGCATCATTGCGTCAGCTGAACCTGAGTTTGTCAATAGATCGAAATGAATTTTGAAACAGAACATGAAGACAGCTAATGGCACAATAATCAAACATAGTATTCTTGCTAACCAATGACCTAAGTAAGTTTTCCAAGACATTTTTTTGTCTGCTAAAAAGTTCCATAACTCTGCAACGGTGTAAATACCAACGACGGAGATCATGAACAGACCAACCATCTTAACGGAGATGACACATCCCAAATTCAAACCAGTGATAAGCATCCACTTCCACCATTTTCTGCCGAATGGGTTGTTTCTTTGGTTGTAGAACATTACGAAAGCGCCAAACGAAGCGACTGTGAAGAACAATAGCATTGAGTCCAATAGGATGAATCTACCTAAGGTTGCGTAGGAATTCTCGAACAAAACCATGATGGTGAATAACCATACGTTGTGCAAAGAGAAACCAATTGCCTTTGCGGTGAAATAGGCGACAGGAACACACAGGGCAGAGAAAGTGGCATTGAACATTCTCATCTTAACGTAGTCGACATAGTCTGGATACTCTTGTCCAGATGGGAAGTCCCAAGAACCATTGTAGCCTGCGATGTATCCGGACAAACCAACAAGCATCTTACCCAGCGGAGGATGCACATCGTGATAGAACTCGTGTCTCAAGTAGTAAGAACCGAACTTACCGAAATGAGCCTCATCCCACATGACTCTGTTGGCGGCGCCGATCTTGTACATTCTAACGAAAAAGGACATAGCAGTGAATAGAAGAGGCATGACGACGGCTTCCAACCTTAGCAGCGAAGAACCATTATTCGTAGCAGCCTTATCGGTTAGTTTTTCGACCGGTTTTTCGACTAACTTCTCAGTAGGCTTCTCGACTGGCTTCTCGACCTCTATGGAGTCAATTGAAGCGTTCTCGACTTCTTCCTTCTCGATGACGACGACGTCGTCTATCTCATCTTTAATGGAATCTGACATTGGCGATACCTGGTAGTGTGTGAGTGCGTGTCTGCGACGAGAGCGTAAGTATGTTCTAATAGTGAAAACACAAGCACAACAAGAAATAGCAACAGGTAAGTGGAACCTTCAAGGACCAGAACAGTTGTCATACATTTCCAAACACCTTtactttatatatctacCTATCCATCAGAGAGGCAGAAGCTTACAACGTTCTTAACACGTATAGGTAATTTGGTGCGACAACTTTTCGCGGCAAACGATATCGAGATGCCGGGCTTACCCGGACATACAATGGTCACGCGACCAGCACGTGACAAAATACAGTACCACGTGATCATCACGTGACAAGAACTAGAAAACTGCCGTAGTGTGCGGTGCGGTGCGATGTTGAGGAGTACCTTGCCCAGTCTCATGCCCTGCATAAGGGTCTCCACAGGGTAATATGTACAGACTTCTCGATTATTGCTCTTGGGCCAGCCAGCGTCGGCCGCCAAACGACTGCGCCAGCGACAACGACAGACGCACACACACACAGAGAAACTGTGTGCACGCACGCACCTCGCACATCGCCGGCCGTCTGGCAGCGCCCAGCAGCCCCCAAGGAACCGCCGATCAAGGCAGTCCCTCGCCCTCTTTATCAACAGCAcataacaacaacaaccaGCCGTTGCCTCACACCAGAACCGACCGTCTTTTATATGCATCGCATCCTGCATTGCAGTTGCAATCGAGCGGAAGGAAGAGTTGTTTACAGGAAGAGTTGTTTACAGGAAGAGTCGACGACGACGGCGGCAAATTTTCCATGTCCGCGGGCTGGTCTCCCGTGCGCCGTGACCGACGAAACAGCCGACTCGCATCACTTGGCACGGCGGCACATGTCGGTCACATCCCACGAAACTACAATCACTTGCCACGAATGGGTTTACCCGGAACACATCCGgttttttctaatttgaTTTCGAAACGGAACACAAAAACACACAAAGAAGGACTAATTCTAATGACCAGATTGCGGAAAGTAGACCCTTCAATTTCTTGTTTTATAAGCGTCTCCAGGACTGGGCTGCGTGTGCTAGTGGTTATATAAAGGAGTGGTATCTGCATGTACTAGCGCATATTGGCATACTGGTATTTAGGCAAGCGCACAACTAAGTTTCCGACGAACCTATCCCATCGCAGTTCACGTCGTACATACACCCGGATTTATGGAGCACACTGACCTGGAAGAGAGATCGAAGAACGTCGCCGATCTTCTTGGTGTTCTGATGGACATCAATGAGATCAATGGCGGCAACTCCGACACTGCAGAGAAGATGAAGGTGCATGCAAAGAACTTCGAGGCTGCTTTGTTTGCTAAGTCGTCCTCCAGGAAGGAGTACATGGACAACATGCGGGAGAAAGTCACGGCCATGCGCAACACTCTCAGCAGCAAGAAAAAGAGCAAGACCACAGATCCAAAGGCTGCCACTGGCGGAGGCGCCCCTGGTACAGTCTCTGGCGCGGCTAACGGTGGGAATATGCCGATGAATATGGACCCGCAGATGTTTCTGAACCAGCAGGCGCAGTTGAGACAGCAGGCTGCTCATCAGTTAAGAAACcaacagcagcagcagcagcaacagcagcagcaaCAACAGAGACCACAACTGACCGCGCAGCAACAGCAGATTATTAATCAGATGAAAAGCGCGCCTATTCCAAGAGAACTGCTGTCGAGGATTCCGAATATTCCGCCAAATGTGAACACTTGGCAACAGATCACTGAGCTGGCACAACAGAAGAGGCTCTCTCAACAGGATATGCAGATTGCAAAAGAGATATACAAGATACATCAACAGCTGCTGTATAAGTCGAAGTTACAACAAAGGCAGCAACATCAACAGCAACAGACACCGCAACAGCAAACCCAATCGCAACAGGCTACTCCAGTCCCACAGAATGGTAACCAAGGTCAAGGGCAAGGACAAGTCTCTGCAATGAACACAAGCTTAGCCCCAAATAAGAATGGCGAATACCCAAACATTCTAGGCCAGATCAATCAGATCTTCACCCTCGAAGAACAAAGGGTTCTGCTTCAGGAAGCTATAGAAGCCTGCAAGAACTTCAGGAAGACTCAGTACGGTAACGCCATGACTGATGCAAATATACAAAATTTCATTAGGAAGTACATTAATCAAAAGGCTTTAAGAAAAATTCAGAACATTCGAATGGCCCAACAACAGTTccaaaacaataataataacacaAACACCAATGCCAACACAAACACCACAAACAACAGCAACCATAATATTAATGCATCCGTTGCCCCAAGCAATAATGCCGCTCAACCTAAAGCGTCAAGtaatactaataataatactaataataataacataaatttgaataatgttAGCGGCATTCCAACTGTGAATGGTATGGACTCCAATTCAAATACCCcaaacaacaacagcagTACTACTCCTGGTAACTACAACAACGCCCAAATCAATAATCGTCAAAAGAATTTGTTACAGACTTTAGCGCCAACAGCACAAGATATAGAAATAGTGAAAAGAATCTCTTCTGAAGCTGCAAGAATCCCTTTAAGATTGTCTGACTTAACAAACACATTGTCTCCTCAAGAGAAAGAcgaaattaaaagaaagtTACAACTTAACCAACAATTGTTTGCTCAGGTTAGTAATTATGCTCCACAAGTCTATATTCTTACTAAGAGTGAAAATTTCTTGAAAGAAGTCTTACAACTAAGAATATTCgtaaaagaaattttagGAAAATGTTCAAAAGGTATCTATGTCGTTAAATTGGATACGGTAGATAAACTTATCATCAAATACCAAAAATACTGGGAGAGTATGAAGATCCAATTACTGAGAAGACAACAATTGATTCAAAGACAACAACAAATGCAACAGCAAGTAGGTGCACAGAAATCACAGACTCATCCTTCTCAAGGTGTTAATAACTTGTCAAGACAGCAACAACGTGTACAAGGTTCACTACAACAAATACACGAACAGATGCAAGGTAAAATGCAACAAGGACAACcacaacagcaacagcaaccACCACCACCACAGATCACACAAGCACAAGCACAGGCTCAAGCTCAAGCACTAGCACAAGCCCAAGCACAAGCCCAGGCTCATGCTCAAGCCCAAGCTCAAGCACAAGCACAAGCACAAGCACAAGCACAAGCACAAGCACAAGCACAAGCACAAGCACAAGCACAAGCACAAGCCCAAGCCCAAGCCCAAGCTCAAGCTCAAGCTCAAGCTCAAATGCAAGCAAAAGTACAAGCGCAACAACGTGCTCGTGCTCAAGCTCAAGCTCAGGCTCAAGCAAAAGCTCAAGTCCAAACAAAAGCTCAATTACAGTCACAAACTGAAGCTTCATCTCAAAATGGTGTAATTTCGAATGACCAAATATCTAATTATTTGCAAATGATGAATAATAACGGTAACTTAAATGCCAAAATGttacaacaacagcaacagaAAATCAATAGTATTGGAGGAACACCTCTTTCAAGTAATGCTGAATTGACTGCTGCTGGTGACATGACAAAAGGTTCTCCCGCCGTTGCTTCTGTATCTCCTGCAAATAAAGAAGTTAAGCGTGCTGCTGCAAGAGGAAAAGTAGGCAAGAAATCTGCATCAACTGCTGCTGCTATAGTTCCGCAAACCATGTCAGCACTACCTGCTGACAACAAGGACTCTGCTGCCAGTGCTAGTACAAACCTCTCTCCTTCACCTTTAACTTCTATACCTATCAACACTAGACGTTTATCATATGCACAGTTGGAATCCCATATTAGTCAAGGTGAAAAtccatatttaaatgaagaaatgTTACTGAAGAATATGAATACTAAAAAAGCTGAAATTATCTCACGTTACAAGCATCgtcaaaatatatttaaattttctaaaattgaAACGTTTTTGAGCACTTTAGCTGATACAATGGGGATCAAAGATGAGGATGTCGAGACTGTTTATAAAATCCCACAGTCAACGGTTGATTTTGTCAATGGAACAGGAAAGAAGAAACCAACAAAAGCACAACAAAGAATAAGAGATCAAGATTCTGTTACTGTtagaataaataataataataacgtAATAATGTCAAGTAAAGCGGAACCAATGACAAGGTCGTATAAGATCTCCAACGAtgcaatttcttcaatattctCAGATATATATCCAATTGGGAAATTCGCCCAAgctaattttttcaaatcaatGCCTGTTGATCAAGATATTGTTacaaattctaataatataactAATATCAAGAAGAGAAAATTAGATGAATTGGAAGTAAGCCCtgcaaattcaaattcttcGTTAATGAGTGATtccaaaaaattaaagatagaTTCACCAGAAGATATGTTCGTCATTAAACCAGAAGAAGATCTAAAAACTAGTTCAAAAACACAGAATAGTACAATAACCAATGCTGGAAATGTTTGGGATTGGAACCAATGGACTAGTATATAGATGTAATATGTTTTTCAATCTTCATTTTAGCAAAGATTGaaatttgttttaaataatatggAATAACATATGcttattataaattttgtgtaataattattttcatactttataaatataagtaAAAAGGTTTTATCtaattttctatttctaCTCAAtgattaattattattagaaaatatcaGCATTACAAAATTAAGGTTGCTAgttttgtttctttatgATATTTTCAGCCCATAATGCACCAGCAACTGTATTTGTAGTGaatgttattattgaagaTCCTGGTAAAAACTCCAGTAAACCTGCCATCATACCAAAACATAGAAAATTTGCTAAATGAGCATTTCGATACTTCTTGCTTGTCTTTTTATCATCGTTATTCAATACAAAATATCTCATTAAATACCCATGTGCTCTTTCTGGACTGACTAGAAAGTTAACGACCAATGGTCCAATTATGggaaataatgaaataaggaatagaataaaataaataataattttatagGTCAGATCCTTGGTAAAgattaaaatatctttatacTTATTCAATTGTCTCCAATTCTTAACTGTTGCATCTGCATTTGggtttttttttaaaagtttaGCTGATTTTATAATGTCATAACAACCTTTTCGTTCTAATGTTAAATCGAATATATTATCTCGTACTCGAGTTAGTATAATATGTTTACAAAAACTTTTGGCTAACGAATTCGAATGTAATATCAAATCAATTACAGCTAGAACAGGCCCAAATGGACCTAAAAGGAATAAGTACAATATGGCTGTTGTaggaaataaaaaaatgtaatataGAATTGCAATAACGTtaaatgtaataatatatgatattgctgataacaatataaatttcCAATACACTCGATGCGTCAGAACCTCATAAAATCcctataaataatatatatatttattctgTTAGTAAAAATACTTTGCTAATAAAACAATCCTGATGCTTTGCTTTAAAAATCATTATACATACTACTAATGGATAGTGTGCTGTCGTATTATGGAATAAGtcattaatgaaattgcTCCTAAGCATATCATACTTTATCCTATAAGATTTTCGATTGTCAACATGAGGTGATCTGCCCTTCTTTAATGGAGCCTTAACTTCAACATCACAATTCTCACCAGAGTCTCTATCTGTGGATGCCTCGACAGTATTACGAACTTCTTGTTTATGGCTCAAGATGTTGATTTCCTTTTGGCCCATTGCAATTTAGGTTGTCTTTGGtttgttcttttatatttcaaaaggGCCCAGCACTGACTATACTAATTAATTACTGTcatgtttatataaatgCGATCGTAATTATGATTTGTATGGTTTAAAAGTTTTAACAGTTGAACACAAAGACATATTTCATAGAGGATGAAAGCAAActaaagatatttattttagtgttttataaaaagataatgaGACTAGAAAGATATTTAACGATGATTTTACTAAAATCCAGTACTCTCTAGTGAGATCTAAATAAGTTCATTCAAGTATTCGTAGTCCTGAGGCTCAAAGATCTGGTCCACAGAGACCTTTTTTGGAACAAAAAGTACTTTTAATGGCGTTGGTTTCTTTGGTCCTTCATCTTGTAATGGCAATGTTTTCGATACTACATAATCATATTCCCATAGGGAATAACCTATATAGTTAGAAGTTCTTGTGATGACGCACAAAAATGGAACCAGTTCTGTTAAATTTGTCAAAATGCCTGTAACCCACCAATGAGCAAAAcgttgataaaaataatcagTCAGTTCTTCatgattcaatttatttctgTAAATTGCATATGGCTCACCATATCTAAAACCATTTCTGGAGGAGTTAATTAATAAGAAACCAATTATTCCTAATCCTggaattaataaaattattaacacGAATATAACTTTGGATAAACTTAGGGAACCACTGACAAGCAAATAAGGTAAATCTACTATCCAAAATTCAACTGTATTgtatt
Proteins encoded in this region:
- the GAL11 gene encoding Gal11p (similar to Saccharomyces cerevisiae GAL11 (YOL051W); ancestral locus Anc_7.81); amino-acid sequence: MEHTDLEERSKNVADLLGVLMDINEINGGNSDTAEKMKVHAKNFEAALFAKSSSRKEYMDNMREKVTAMRNTLSSKKKSKTTDPKAATGGGAPGTVSGAANGGNMPMNMDPQMFLNQQAQLRQQAAHQLRNQQQQQQQQQQQQQRPQLTAQQQQIINQMKSAPIPRELLSRIPNIPPNVNTWQQITELAQQKRLSQQDMQIAKEIYKIHQQLLYKSKLQQRQQHQQQQTPQQQTQSQQATPVPQNGNQGQGQGQVSAMNTSLAPNKNGEYPNILGQINQIFTLEEQRVLLQEAIEACKNFRKTQYGNAMTDANIQNFIRKYINQKALRKIQNIRMAQQQFQNNNNNTNTNANTNTTNNSNHNINASVAPSNNAAQPKASSNTNNNTNNNNINLNNVSGIPTVNGMDSNSNTPNNNSSTTPGNYNNAQINNRQKNLLQTLAPTAQDIEIVKRISSEAARIPLRLSDLTNTLSPQEKDEIKRKLQLNQQLFAQVSNYAPQVYILTKSENFLKEVLQLRIFVKEILGKCSKGIYVVKLDTVDKLIIKYQKYWESMKIQLLRRQQLIQRQQQMQQQVGAQKSQTHPSQGVNNLSRQQQRVQGSLQQIHEQMQGKMQQGQPQQQQQPPPPQITQAQAQAQAQALAQAQAQAQAHAQAQAQAQAQAQAQAQAQAQAQAQAQAQAQAQAQAQAQAQAQAQMQAKVQAQQRARAQAQAQAQAKAQVQTKAQLQSQTEASSQNGVISNDQISNYLQMMNNNGNLNAKMLQQQQQKINSIGGTPLSSNAELTAAGDMTKGSPAVASVSPANKEVKRAAARGKVGKKSASTAAAIVPQTMSALPADNKDSAASASTNLSPSPLTSIPINTRRLSYAQLESHISQGENPYLNEEMLLKNMNTKKAEIISRYKHRQNIFKFSKIETFLSTLADTMGIKDEDVETVYKIPQSTVDFVNGTGKKKPTKAQQRIRDQDSVTVRINNNNNVIMSSKAEPMTRSYKISNDAISSIFSDIYPIGKFAQANFFKSMPVDQDIVTNSNNITNIKKRKLDELEVSPANSNSSLMSDSKKLKIDSPEDMFVIKPEEDLKTSSKTQNSTITNAGNVWDWNQWTSI
- the TPHA0L00470 gene encoding uncharacterized protein (similar to Saccharomyces cerevisiae YOL048C; ancestral locus Anc_7.83) is translated as MGQKEINILSHKQEVRNTVEASTDRDSGENCDVEVKAPLKKGRSPHVDNRKSYRIKYDMLRSNFINDLFHNTTAHYPLVGFYEVLTHRVYWKFILLSAISYIITFNVIAILYYIFLFPTTAILYLFLLGPFGPVLAVIDLILHSNSLAKSFCKHIILTRVRDNIFDLTLERKGCYDIIKSAKLLKKNPNADATVKNWRQLNKYKDILIFTKDLTYKIIIYFILFLISLFPIIGPLVVNFLVSPERAHGYLMRYFVLNNDDKKTSKKYRNAHLANFLCFGMMAGLLEFLPGSSIITFTTNTVAGALWAENIIKKQN